The DNA segment CTATCCGATGCATGTTAAATTATGAATTAACATTCAAAGTTGCAGCATATATGGGTTAAAATACTTTGAATGTCATGTCACTGTTGGTATAATTATTAGGCATATTGTCTTTTTCCCCACTACACATGCAGTTGTTTTGCCCTCCATTTTCTTAGAGTCTAATTTGATGTATTTAAATAGAGGGTAGCATTTTATGATTGGTGATAGTTCCATTCATTTGGTGTCATTTATCAATGCAATCTGTGGAATATTTTGCAGATTTTGGTTGGTGCAGCAGGTGCAGTGGTTTTAGCAGTAAGTTTGTGGAGATATTCACGTAGTGCATTGAACTCATAAAAGACTCTACTTGGAGATCTGCGGATGATCACTGGCCATAATGATGAGAACTGAATCCTTGTTTGGAGTGTTTAGAAGACTGTTAGCATTCAAAGGACTTAGAAGTTGGTGATTTGTGGATCCAACCAAACTGGATCCTGAATCACTCGATACTGAGGCGGCACGGCCCTCAACTCACTCTTGCTCAAGGTTCTGTCTCTTCATTACTTCTTGTGGATGCAGTTACATCCTGTATAAGCATATCATAATTTGTTGTTTCAATTTTGACAAAGCATTGAGGACTAGGCAGACGACGATATCTGGCTCATTCAGATTCATACTATTTCGATAACCCATAGTGTTGAAGAAATACATAATCGTGTATACTCGTTTTTAGACCTTTTTCTGACTAGAGAATGTAATAAGAAAATTAGCTGCTTGACATGTATTTCCTGTGCCATGTTCTGCAGTGACTGTTGACCATGTGCCGCCTTTAAGATGCTTGTGATTAGAATCGGCATTGATCTGCAATTGTTGTAGAACAAGGTCTCAAGTACAAACCGATCATCACAGGTCCAGTCGTCGATACTAGATGATTTGTTTACAATTATTttgctatttttattttattcagtGATTTCGGGTGGAATATTGGAAGTGATGCCATATTTGCACTCATTTTGACGATTTGTCATTGAGAGCCTTATGAAGGATTTATGCTGCAGCCCAACATGTTTGGATTGACACTGCAATGGAGTGGTCTTTTTCATTCATGTTGGTTGCCACTATAAGTGCTTACAACCCCCTATGATTAATGTTggtttttatatgaaaatttttCTAGCATCCATAACTTTatgtttctttttcatatttcTTGTTCTTCGCTATTGCTCGGATTTGGCTCAATTAATCCTTCCGACGTTTGTGTCAAATTGAGATTGGCATATTATTACTGTTACGCAGGTAATAATTGAGAATATCTACTCGCCATTTCCAACCGTCACCCCCTCCGGCGGCGACTATATGTACTTTCGATTTGAATCCCCGGCATTCTTTGATTGCGGCGATCGCTCTCCTCCTCGTGGCAGAATCCTCCTTCCTCACGAAAGTCTACGGCGGCCATCCCGAGCGTGTCTCACCGgtacctctttctcctcctcctatcgGAACTCTCTTTCTTTAGGCGTTGGGGATGATCTGGGGTTGGGGTTCGAGAAACGGTGCGAAGTTGCAATTTTGGTAGTGGATCGATGGCTCGATGGATCGATTTGTTTTGCATCCGTGCGTGATCGAAGCTAGGTTTTCCATGAGCACGAATGGTTCTTCTTGAGGAGCGTGAGCGCTCGATTGGGGAAGGACAAGCGGGCGTCTCGCAGCGCCGGATGGGGCCGATCGAAGGCAACCCAGGGAACCAGGGACACGCACCGCCGCGTCATAGGCTCGAGCCAAAGCTTCTGCTATGAAGTGCGCTCTTCTTCTGAATCTGACGAGAGCGATTGGCCGATGGAGGAATACCCGACTCCCAAGGCACGGGCCGAAGCATCATCCATGCAAGAGAAATGTGGTAATggttgaggaggaggagaagagcccAGTGGCACTACATCAAACACCCTCGCGGCCCGGTGTTGGAGACAGCAGACCAGCAAAATAAGGGAGGAGGATGGGAAAGGTAGGACTCCTACAAGCTCCAATTATCCCCAAGCTGAAGTAAATGACGATTGCTACCGATTTCCTTTTGAGGAGAAGAAAGGAGACCTCACGGGCACTGCATAAATCATCCCAATCGCTCGTCGACGCCACCCATCGACAAGTTGACAGTAGTAGCatctaaggaggaggaggaggaggagacctcGGTGGCACTGCATCTCCTCCTCGGAAGATTCGGTAGCAGGAGCAACTccttgaggaggaagaggaagaggcctTGGTGTCACTGCATCTCCTCCTTGGATGATACTGCTGTCAACTTGTTGATGGGTGGCGTCGACTGAGGTTTCCTTTTCTCCTTAAAAGGAAATCATAAATCGAAAGGTTGGAAATTTAGATATATGCATCCTGTCGAGAATGGAATGGAAAATCATATAACATAAACTGTGTTCAGAATGCAAGATACACATCTTACACAACAATTCCAGGTTCATAGTTGTTTCATCCAACTATAGAAAGACCTAACTTGCAGGAACACTAGTGTCGGTAGACATTTTCTTTACATCGGACAGACAACAATCTCATACATTCTTGTTCCTGGATGAAAAGTTGATGTTCAATGCCACACTTTGTTCTACAAGGGGTGATAAGCTGAAAGGTTCCACAGCAGCAAGCTTATAAATCCAGCATGCGCCCTCGGATTATTGCCTCGGCTTTCCTTACCTGCTTCACAGGCCCAATGATGAAAACCTACATAGAAAACATACAGGCTCGGTGTATAGTTGCAAAACTAAGCCAATCATTCAAAGTTATGATGAATGTAGATGCTGACTCTTCCTATCCTTGTTTCACTGATTTCTGCGGAGCCAAAAGGTCCTTGCAGATTCAAAATGGCCTTTACCTTGTCGGGAGGGCCCTTTGCGCCACCAGTAATAATTTCCGCACTGCAAAagaggaaacaaattaacacgtcAAGCAGAATATATCATCTATGGAGAAGCATCGGGGACATTTGTATTAGAATGTACAAAAGAAAGCATACTGGCAAGATTCTTTCACGGACTGGATAGAGGCTCCCTTTCTCCCAATAACTCGCCCCATTTTCCCGGGAGGAACATTCAGGATGGACAGTATCTCCTCCTCAGGAACATAACCTTCCGCAACTATGTCATCTAGATAAGATGGCAGCACCCAAAATGACAACTCCCAAGTTAATACGTGTTTTGTTGTCCATAACTAAAAGACAGCCAGACCGGATCGACCAAGAAAACTTAAAACAGTATGAGATACCGATGGTAAAGACCTGGAAGAGGGGGTAGGGATGGCCAATCTGCAAAGTCATTGTCGTTGATGCAAAAACACCTACAGTAAAGTGAGCTACGAAGTGCAAGGTGCCACAAGGATTTCTTATTCAGTCTCTCCATCATTGAATGATAAATACTTAGGAGAAAGCGAACATCATCAGCAGCTGCCCGGATCATCATTTCAGACATTGGTCTGTAAGTCCAAAACTCAGGATCCTGAAAGGGCGGTGGAATGAAATGTCAGAAACACTTACTCACTTCCCACAAGAAGAAACATGAGTCATACGAGCTCCTTTTCAAAATCAAAGGACCACAGAATCGAACAACCACAGAGCTTCAAACTCATAAAACAGTTGCATCTTAGACTAACCTGTCTTAGCAGGACACGCACTTCCTCCTTTTCAAGATAGGATATTCCTGCATGAGGATGTTAGGGAATATTAAACCATATGAAAGGCGCAAAGAGAAACTGAAATCTGGTGAGGACTGGTCAATAAGAATTTAAAGGGATTACAAATTTATCTGACTTCTACCAAATGTATCCATGAAAATGCCAAAAGAAACTGGTAGAGAAGTTTATCATGGAAAATGAGAAGATACTATGAAAATTTTACCACAGTATCGAGGATCTGCGAGAAGCCCAACAAAAGAAATATGATCATTAAGCGATGGcttccttccttcttcctcctctatcaAAGAATATGCAATCTACAAGGACGATAGCACCGATAATGTCATTGTCTCAAGAACTCTTCCATTCGCGTAATCATGTTCACATTTTCCTTTGCCAGCATCAAAAAGCAACTGCTGAATCAACTTATCGTCTGTGCCGTTAAGGGAAAGTTCTTTTTTTTCATAATGGCACTTGAAACTACAAGAAACTATACAGCCAAGCTAGAGTGGTGCATCGTAAATAAAGTTATATGGTGATGCACTTTCTCTTTGACAAGACAAAGAGGAAAACAATACCATTTACCTGGGTATCAAATACATTGTTCAGTTTTATGCCATATTGAAAATGTAAAGCCTGCATGCAGGTGGTAAATATTAGACAAACTTAATATGTAGTGAATAATATGAATGACCAAGAAGAACAATGAAAGCAACTAAATTGTGTGGAGACCTCACTATCCCGTTTGCAGTCATGAATTACTTTCATAATGTTAGTGGATTCAAGTGCAGGCTTACAGGCTTGGATAAGTAACTCCCCACCCTCTATAGCATCAACAAGGTATACGGCATTGGGAAGTGCAAGCTGAAAAAAACACAGGAAGATGGTAAGTAAATATAAACAACTAGAAAGATGATCGACGTGAGAAGACATTAACTGCATTATATTCAGGGTCAACTTCATGGAAAGAATTATAATAAAGGCATCATAATAAATATCAAGCATCCACAACATCCTTTTCACTTTCAACTATAAGATGTAAAGATGACTAATCGTGAAAAGATTATTGCTACAAATGTCTATCATCCAATAAAGCTCGGCCTTCCAAACTCATCTTACAATTCATTTTTAAAAGCAGCGAGATGGTAAGAAAATATAAACAACTCAAGGGATGATCAATGCGAGAAGACTTTTAACTGCACTATTCAGGGTCAATTGCATGGAAAGAATTGTAAcaaatgcatcatcataaatatcaaGCACCCACAACATCCATTTCACTTTTTGCGTAATCAGAGCTAAAGATgactaatcatgaaaaatattactATAAATGTCTATTATCCAATAAAGTCGAACCTTCCAAATTCATCATATGGTTCCCTTTCAAAGCATGTATTAATGGGTAAGAGCTCAATGCGTTAGAAATTATTTGCATGTTTGGGAAAGTGGAGATTCTTGTGAGGAACATACATGGCACAATctaatcaattctagaaagataaCTAATTAACTAAAACATGAAATAAGAGCTTGAATAAGCATAACTGAAAATATGAGAAAGAATCCATTCAAATGAGGTTCTTCATGGTCAAGAAATAACCAAAAAAAGGTAACTAACTCACCTGCATTACACATAAAGCTCCATGTCGACAGAGGTCGATTCCCTCACAATCAAATCCGATGACCACCTGCCTATCCACCGGAGGATCAATAAATTCAGGTGGCAATTGGGAAGCATGGGTGACAATATGGATAGGGACCACTGGAAACTCAGATTTACTGTCTGAAGGACATAATAAGAATACTAGCGATTATTTGTAGGAAACTCTGGATGGTCAAAGTTAtagaaaccattaatataatgagaAATAGCATAAAATAAGGAATGACAGATGATAtggaatatatatacacatattgcgTTTAACGGAACAGAAACTGGATAAAATAATGAACACCTGGTACAGGTTAAAGTGACAAAATATTCTACCAGTAAAAGAAGTTTTGATCCTTCTTGAGTTATGAAAGATCATATTTAGTTAAAAATTGTTagttatttattaatataaatttgttttCAAATTGTCCATAACAAATTCAAGAAATTGTAAATAAAAGGTTAATGAAGCTACATGTTTACAATATATGTTTTTGCATGGAACTTATAATGCCCTCTATATCCATTATCATGTTTACAACATATGTTTATCCAAGTTCTCATAGCAAAATCTGCCAGATCCAGAGTTCCCAATCTTACATTTTGACAACATGTGAACCAAGAATTCAGCAAAACTAAATGTACTAAGATCGCTGTGATAATTAGATGGCTAACCTCTTTCTTTTACATTAATACAACATAAACATGACTTTCTTGTCATAGAAAAGCCATATTCGAGGGCTAACGCTTTTCCTTGCAAAGTTTCTTACAATAACAGTTAATCTTAAAATATTGTTTCTAGCAAAGGTCTTGATAATATAGTGCCACGTATTCTTATGGTTCCAGCATTCACAAAAGATAATTTAGTTATCTCACACGGGAAGCCCACAAGTAtgcatggcatatgaaatatgtaAGTGGTGAAGCAAGCAAGCACACAAGGAAAATCTAAAAGTTGAGACAAACAGAGGATTGAAACAAGTTAATAACAGTTGTTAAATAAGTTTCTTTTATCTTGTTCCTTTTGAGTCAACCATTTTAGCTCATTGCTGTATTACAGCAAAAATCACATTGATGTCAACTTCCAATGCAGGTACTTTCAATCAATAAAATGAAAGGTAGTGCAGATGTGTTCAGGTTTCTACTTTGGTCCTGTTGAAAATGTCAAATTTCACCTTCAAACTATTCTCTCTCTACTCATATCCACAATAAAACCAACTACCATAGATGAGTCTTTACCACAATGATGCTGATCATTAAAGGCAAACCTAGCATCACTGCAGATGTCATTTCAATTTCTTTAATGCGAAATGAAATTTCCATCAACAGTTCCAGTAAAAAAACCCTATCAACAATCGCAAATTTCCCGGTCTACCTATGTCAAATCTACAACAGGATACGCATACATACGTCAAAAAGTAAACTTTCGTAAAAATTACTCATATATAATGATCAAAATCTCCAATTTATGAAACCCCAGGGCATATAGCGTAAGAAAGGAGGCATCGAACAACTGAACAGACCATGGATTCAGAATTAGGATCCTGAAAGATGAAAACTAAGCGAAAACCCAAAGACACAAGTAGAAAATACGAGACAACGACGATCAGAACAACTCAAATAGAGAACAAGAGAAATCAATAGCACAAAAGAGCAGCGCAAAATGCGATAAGCAAGTCGCAGGAACGATCAGAGGAACGAGGAGAGTGAGCCTGAAGAACCTGGATCGATCGGGAGAGGAACTTTAGCCAGGTTAAGGAGAGGATCGGAAGCCATCGCGATCACCGCGAGGGTTTCGAGAAAGATAGGAGGAGAAGCGTTGTCGATCTTAAAAGGGAAACGGATTCACGCCGCGGCTTGCAGTCGGAAGCGGACGCCTTCGTGGGATGCGTCGGTCCGCTTAGAAAGAGGTGGGTACCACAGCATATAGTTATTGGATATGCGCCACCTCGGCACCCTGCGCCTCGCGCACCGGATCTCCGTATACCAACGGATTCGGCTCATCTCGCACACAGCTCCGAAATATGATGTCGATGCTCCATTAATGGATCATTTGAATCCGAATCCGATCAGATTATTTCCAGCACAGTTCGGAGCAATTGGATGGCGCCACGTCTGCACTCTGGGCCTTGCACACCGGGATCTCCATAAACCAACGGATTCGGGTCGAGTCTCGTATGCAGCTCCGAAATGGATTATCTCAATCCGATTCCGGCAAGCTCATCTTGGGGTCATTTGGCGTCAATTAAACGCACATTATGATGTGTCAACTACGTTAGAAGATTAAGTGTCAATTTGACTTATGGTTTAAGACATTAACGTAGTTATTGACCAAAATTATTAGGATTTGTTGACTTATCGGTGTGGCTCGATCAAATCACCCTTCGATTTGGATCTcttaggtctctctctctctctctctctaaaaggaGCGATCAAGCGGAAGCCCCCAAGAATTGCCAAGAAAGTAGAGGGAAAAGCTCAAAAGGaagaagggagggagggagggagagagagagggagagagggatgTGGGAATCGATATGCTTGACGCTCATGGCGACGGCGGGGAACAACATCGGCAAGGTCCTCCAGAAGAAGGGCACCGTCATCCTCCCTCCCCTCTCCTTCAAGCTCAAGGTTTCGATTCTTCATTCCCCTTATATTCGCCTCGTCTGCAAACCCTACAATCGAATCCAGTTTTCGGTGCAATGTTATTCCCATAATGTCATGCTTCTTGAATTGAGTATAGATTGGTTTGACGTTTGTATCTTTGGGGAATCCCTTCGGGATCGGAAGTGCAAGTCCTCCGATTTGTTTGACCTTCTTTACGTTTTTTTCTTTCCCCAACCCGCGGGTGGCAGGAGATGCCGTTAGAGTTTCTTGGATTGTGTGTTTTATCTCTGGCTATGTTGATCTTTTGTGCGATAGCTCGCCGGAAATGATTGTTCGTTTGGTCGCTCAATATCCCCGATTGATCTGCAAACCTTGCAACCGAATCCTGTTTTCGGTGACATTTTTTTCCCATCATGTCGCAAGCGATCAAGAAACATCTTGGATTCTTGAATTGATTAGAGGTTGGTTTGACGTTCGTGCCTTTGGGGAACCCTTTCGGGGATCGGAAATGCAAGTCCTCCCATCCGTTTGAGCTTCTTTCCGTTTCATTCTCTTCCCAAACCGCAGGTCTTAGGAGACGCGGTTAGGGTTTGTTGGATCGGAAATGATGCTTATGTTTCGTTTCTCAATAATGATCTTCGTCGGTCATTCAAGATGGGTGGCCGCTCCCCGATGCTTCTTGATGACGGTTTCGGGGTTTAGAATCGTTGATAGATCTGTTTCTTTGATGGATCTTGATGCGTATCTTTTGATTTGCACAATATTGTTCGTAAGACATGAGGTCTCACAATCAACCTTGAGATGAATGGTGCCACTCAAATGTTTTTGTTCAAATTTCAGCTATTCCCTCCAATAATCTCTTTTCAAGTCTGCTTTGGGATGTCTTAAGAGGCCCTCATCTAATTCTTGTAGAGATAAGCATGATAGGTTTCTTGTCTGGATTCGGTTGATATGTTATGAACATGTAAGTTTCTTGACAAGATTTTCTTCTTATACCCTATCCATGAAGCATTTCTTCTGTGccactttttttccttttctaaagCAAGTGACATATTTCACATAATAAATTTCATCTTTGCATATTCACATTGTTATAGGAGTTTGCTCTATCATTTTATACTCTTCTGTCTTGCACTCCAGGATACATTAATTTGCTCATGTTTGTTTTCCTGTCATTTGAATTTTAACATTTAGATTTGCATTTTTTTGGTATGTTATTCAGCAGATAGAGTTTTTGTTTATAAAATGCAAAGTATAAACAAGTATGACCTGAATTgctttctctttttgtttttagGTGATCAGCGCATATATTTCAAACAAATTGTGGGTTGTAGGATTTCTTATGGATATATCTGGGGCTATTTTGATGCTGAGGGCATTATCTCAAGCTCCGGTGAGTTGATTTATGCATCAAGTTTCCATCTTTCAATCAATCTCTATAAAATGGATTAAACTTTATTTCTGTATTATCTGATTCTTATATGTCATGTCTGTTTGTTTCCCCTTTTTCTTGATCTTATTTTTGATTGACATGTACGTTTAAGCTAGCACTTATGCATTTAAAAAAAAGTGAATGAGCACCTAAATATAGCAATTCCAGATAGCATCTTAGCCTAGTGCCCTAATGTAGAGGCCACAATCTGCCCCATCCATTGTGCATATTGTTTGCGATCTATGGTATGACACTCATTTATTTAATGTTTAATGTGCTTTATGTGCACCACAATGTGATCAAACAAGTGTTCctcgatttttttttcttatttttgacaGTATTTTGGAAATgacatcttttatttgttttgttaATGAAATTTGTTGGTTCTTCACTCTCATGTTAACTAATTTGTGACTTAGTTCAATTTCTCTGCTTGCATgaaataatttgatagttttattctGATGACCATTAATTGGGCCAGTAGATATATTTGTAGGATAGATTTCAAGAGGTTGGATCCCTTTTTTTTCGGAGGTTGTAAAAGTATATGTAAGAGAAAAGGTTGGGTTGGCGCATGTTCTTCCTAACAGTGAggtctgtggagggttgatgtatGTAGCCTTGGTCTTAAAGCTTCAACATGAAAGGTGTTTCCATGATCAGAGGGCTGCTCACCCAGGTTACAAGGAAGGAATCTTAACACCCGTAGTTTAGAAGGCTGTTGTGGATGTCCGCTTTATTAGACATACATTTGATTGTCAAAATGAAAATGAATCTCACTGCAAATGTTACTGCACAAAGCCATGTTTTTATCTTCCTGCACATATTAGTAGAATATTGTTGACATTCATTTTGCAGGTTTCTGTAATACAACCAGTTTCTGGCTGTGGGCTTGCTATACTTTGTGTTTTCTCTCATTTTTATCTCAAAGAAGTGATGAATGCTCTTGACTGGGTGGGGATTGCATTGGCTGGCGCTGGCACAATAGGTAATGGAAGTTGATAAGAATCCTCATATTGGTTTGTTATTATTCTATAACAATAATGACAACAAGTTGTTAGTTAGTTATTTATTCTATCTTCTCATAAACGCTTAATATGAGTTTCTTAAGATGCCATTTCTTTCCTTCTAAAATTTGTAGAATAGTTAAAGGGCGCCAATTTAGAAACTTGTAATACATTAAGATTAAACCTTCCAGATAAATTTCCTCCCTGAAAAGTCAGTGCTAATCATAGCCTAAGTCTTTCAGAATTCAGTGTGTATCATTCATAACATCACTTGATTTATTGTGCGCAAAAATAATTGGGTCTTATTTTACTatacaatttattttttgaagccttTAGCAGAAACAgcaaattatatttaatattttctgaaataataatGTATACAGTTTCTGGTTAGATCCATATATTTATCTATATGTAGGTTTTCCTTTGTGGTAAACCATGTAATTTTTGTATGTTGtgtttcatgattcacatcattttCCAAGTCTTATTTGAAAGCAGTATTTTACGGTCTTGAATAGCTTTTTCCAATATATAGGACCTTCAGTAGAGATCACCAAGTGCCTACTAATTATACTGTTATGGCAAAAGATGATTCCAGTATAAGTTGTTGGATTTGTCTGTATTATTGTTGCAGGAGTTGGCTTTGGAGGGGAGGAGCAAAATGGTTCAATAGTCTCTCTTGTCCACTTACCTTTGATGGGCTTCTCGGTTGCCTTGTTGTTTGTAGGTATCATGCTCTGTACACCACCGTTCAGCATTTCTAGAAAAAGATTTGTCCTTCTTATAAATAGTGAGGATATCTTAGTTTCTTTGTGTGCGACGGGACTCCCTATAACTAGTGTTTATTGATCCAGTGGGTGGTGATTGGGACCATTGGGTGTCACTGCCTTATGTTTATGTTCTTATGATTTCAATCATTGCATGTTTTTGTGCACTAACACTCTTTGCAACCTTGATTTGCTGCTCGTGTTTATGATCTATGGCAAACACTAATGGTCATGGAATTCTATACAAATGGTAGTTTGTGGACCTTCCATGCGGAAACCCTCTCGCCCCTTTCTCCTTATCTGAAGACGGATTTAATGTACATTTTGTGATCTATTTTTTGAAACTGTTTCTTCTGTCTTATGGCATTATAGTATTGTTTTAATAAATACTTCTTGACATCACATCTTTTATCTGGTGTCATGGTTGCTTAGGCCTAGCAATTGGATGTGAAAAGAGTTGACAAGTAATTGTAGTTGCAATTCACACAGTCTCAGAATAGATATACGGCCATATGCTGTAGGCATCTTTATCACTGTAGCTATGTTTGTCGTTGCACTACAAGAGATTAAATGTGAAAGTCAAggtattatttttttgttctttattgGGGACAGGATTTGTCTCATTAGTTAGTCTTTATGCTCATGCTTCAGTATAATACTTCGAGTGAATAAAATTAGAATGAATGTAGTGCTTTTGTTGTCGTGGGTATCGAAATTTATTCAAATAACCCTTGATGGTTCGCATGGCAATTCAGGCTCTTCTGGATACATGGCTGCGCATTTACAAGAGGCGAAGGCAAGATCAAGAACTGGTAAATTCTCTTATGCCCTTCTGCTACTGAAGTAAGCACTGTTTTTAGTTCCTGCTCTTTTTCTTTACCTTCCTTCCTATTTGTTTTTGTATCAATTTGATCGTTGTGACATCTAATGTAATCATCTTAAATACAGATGCATTCTGAAGTCATAGAGGAAATAATATTTGGCTTGGAATCAGGCATTTTATTTGGGTGATGTTCCTTTAACCTTTTACATCCTGCAATTGGTTTAATTTTGatgcattttaattttttttccttttatgttACATGAATATAATCCACAGAAAATTTTGCTTTAGACAGGAAGAAAGTTATTACTTGTTTATACAAAATATGCAATTTCCATTGCCAGAAGCGTCAGTGCATTGGTTGTCCTCTTGCATTCTTTGTCATTTCAGTTCTTAAAGTATTGGGACCACCTGTCCGTCTTGAATTCCATGCATGTTCTTGAATACTGTTTCTATATTATGTTCTTGAACATTCTGTTAAGGACATAAGTTCAGTATATTCCAGCTCGATATATGGAGAGGAATGTGTAAATATATGTGTCCCATCCAAACTCATAGTGTCATTCCAAATTATACTGTTaaatttgagttatttttaattattgagCCTCATGTAACAATTGGTATAACTTAGCTTTGAGATTGCAATTAGCAAATACTAAAACCATGCTGGTAATTTACAGGATGGCATCTGTTATATCAAAGATGGGCTTTGTATTTTCAGAGCAGGGCTTCTCAAAGATCATGGTACCTATATGCATTTCCATCAGCATCTGCTGCAGTGCTACTGGATTTGTTTATCAGGTAATTTCATTAAATGCTTTCAGCTACATCAGTTTGTTTCAATTCTTTATTAGTTTTTATCAATATGGGCCAAATTAATCACTTGTTATACGGCTAGCTGTCCCATCAAGTTGAAACAATTTCACTTGAGTTATATGGACTGACGACATTAAAGATGAATATTTGTTGGGAAAAATTTTTTGGGCA comes from the Musa acuminata AAA Group cultivar baxijiao chromosome BXJ2-8, Cavendish_Baxijiao_AAA, whole genome shotgun sequence genome and includes:
- the LOC135618743 gene encoding uncharacterized protein LOC135618743 isoform X1, which codes for MASDPLLNLAKVPLPIDPDSKSEFPVVPIHIVTHASQLPPEFIDPPVDRQVVIGFDCEGIDLCRHGALCVMQLALPNAVYLVDAIEGGELLIQACKPALESTNIMKVIHDCKRDSEALHFQYGIKLNNVFDTQIAYSLIEEEEGRKPSLNDHISFVGLLADPRYCGISYLEKEEVRVLLRQDPEFWTYRPMSEMMIRAAADDVRFLLSIYHSMMERLNKKSLWHLALRSSLYCRCFCINDNDFADWPSLPPLPDDIVAEGYVPEEEILSILNVPPGKMGRVIGRKGASIQSVKESCHAEIITGGAKGPPDKVKAILNLQGPFGSAEISETRIGRVFIIGPVKQVRKAEAIIRGRMLDL
- the LOC135618743 gene encoding uncharacterized protein LOC135618743 isoform X2, which gives rise to MASDPLLNLAKVPLPIDPDSKSEFPVVPIHIVTHASQLPPEFIDPPVDRQVVIGFDCEGIDLCRHGALCVMQLALPNAVYLVDAIEGGELLIQACKPALESTNIMKVIHDCKRDSEALHFQYGIKLNNVFDTQIAYSLIEEEEGRKPSLNDHISFVGLLADPRYCGISYLEKEEVRVLLRQDPEFWTYRPMSEMMIRAAADDVRFLLSIYHSMMERLNKKSLWHLALRSSLYCRCFCINDNDFADWPSLPPLPDDIVAEGYVPEEEILSILNVPPGKMGRVIGRKGASIQSVKESCHAEIITGGAKGPPDKVFIIGPVKQVRKAEAIIRGRMLDL
- the LOC135618746 gene encoding probable magnesium transporter NIPA9, whose amino-acid sequence is MWESICLTLMATAGNNIGKVLQKKGTVILPPLSFKLKVISAYISNKLWVVGFLMDISGAILMLRALSQAPVSVIQPVSGCGLAILCVFSHFYLKEVMNALDWVGIALAGAGTIGVGFGGEEQNGSIVSLVHLPLMGFSVALLFALLDTWLRIYKRRRQDQELMHSEVIEEIIFGLESGILFGMASVISKMGFVFSEQGFSKIMVPICISISICCSATGFVYQTRGLKHGRAIVVSTCAAVASIVTGVLAGMLALGEHMPTSPVARVTLLLGWLFIILGVILLVSSTRLMALLPRPIRRHLRSNLEKNQNLRRSGSVRAKDPSPSAVIQASTLHHLVTSPAKEKA